One genomic segment of Prosthecobacter fusiformis includes these proteins:
- a CDS encoding M20/M25/M40 family metallo-hydrolase, with translation MIEELTARAQHHLPEALHWLRRMVEINSFTTNIAGIETVGRVTADCFASLGFTAEHVPATNLEHGPHLFLSRPGSDPLAQPIVLVTHLDTVFPPEEELQNNFTWQEEDSRIYGPGTVDNKGGTAMIWLILRTMQEVLPDLFEKTHWLIAANSAEEVIGSDFAQRTADRCPQGARCVLVFEGGPKDEAGYHIVTSRKGRLEYRITCNGRGAHAGSNHAVGINAVVELARVLPRIHALTDPARNLTINVASIHGGTVLNRVPHQAVTELEMRAFEPQVLEEAAQALAALAGRTEAGAEIIVECMGTTAAWPGGTTTDALFAAWEKAGAAMGLSVHPMARGGLSDANYLCTLAPTLDAMGPGGGNAHCSERSADGSKLPEFVDVDSFVPKVVMNVLALAELG, from the coding sequence ATGATCGAAGAACTCACTGCCCGTGCCCAGCACCACCTGCCGGAGGCTCTGCACTGGCTGCGGCGCATGGTGGAGATCAACAGCTTCACCACCAACATCGCCGGAATTGAAACCGTCGGGCGTGTCACGGCAGACTGCTTTGCCAGTCTGGGATTCACCGCGGAGCACGTACCCGCGACGAATCTTGAGCACGGCCCGCACTTGTTTTTGAGTCGGCCCGGCAGCGATCCCCTGGCGCAACCCATCGTGCTTGTCACCCACCTGGACACCGTTTTTCCGCCGGAGGAGGAGTTGCAAAACAATTTTACTTGGCAGGAGGAAGATAGTCGCATTTACGGACCCGGCACCGTCGATAATAAAGGCGGCACCGCTATGATCTGGCTCATACTGCGCACCATGCAGGAGGTGCTGCCAGACCTTTTTGAGAAGACTCACTGGCTCATCGCGGCGAACTCAGCGGAGGAGGTTATCGGCTCAGATTTCGCTCAGCGCACCGCTGACCGTTGCCCGCAGGGAGCGCGATGCGTTCTTGTTTTTGAAGGTGGCCCCAAAGATGAGGCAGGTTATCACATCGTCACCTCGCGCAAAGGTCGGCTGGAATATCGCATCACCTGCAATGGCCGCGGGGCCCATGCTGGGAGCAATCACGCCGTCGGCATCAATGCCGTTGTCGAACTGGCGCGCGTGCTTCCGCGCATCCATGCCCTCACGGACCCCGCTCGCAACCTAACCATCAATGTGGCGAGCATTCATGGTGGCACCGTCCTCAATCGTGTGCCGCATCAAGCCGTGACGGAGCTGGAGATGCGCGCCTTTGAGCCCCAGGTGCTGGAAGAGGCCGCACAGGCATTGGCCGCGCTGGCGGGCCGCACCGAGGCTGGGGCGGAAATCATCGTTGAATGCATGGGCACCACCGCCGCCTGGCCAGGTGGCACCACTACAGATGCCCTTTTCGCCGCTTGGGAAAAAGCCGGGGCTGCTATGGGCCTGTCCGTCCACCCCATGGCCCGGGGCGGCCTCAGCGATGCCAATTACCTCTGTACCCTGGCTCCCACGCTGGATGCCATGGGGCCGGGTGGTGGCAATGCCCATTGCTCAGAAAGATCCGCCGATGGCAGCAAGCTGCCAGAGTTCGTGGATGTGGATTCCTTTGTGCCCAAGGTCGTGATGAACGTCCTGGCACTCGCGGAACTGGGGTGA
- the glpX gene encoding class II fructose-bisphosphatase, translating to MSSSDLPPLRSPLDLERVLEFEFVRATENAALQSIHWLGRGEKELADAAACSAIYGVFDLLDIRGEVIIGEGIKDNAPGIFVGEHLGTWKTGSPRFDIALDPIDGTTNIAKGTPNSISVIAAAQKPDGAPSSMKHIPSFYSHKLAYGPAVKMALQKKGDRCFLDMPLKEVIAFVAEALGKNARDVVVVTMDRPRHAGIIEEVRSCGAALRMITDGDITAAVAPSLPESGVDLYVGMGGSPEAVLAAAALKCLGGDMDVRMWFHNEEHRAEVAATTSEAEMNQVFRSDDLIMGESALFCATGISDSPLLPGVKIIGHRIETHSILMRSRSGTVRHIHASHDLNRKVVPIRG from the coding sequence ATGTCATCCTCCGACCTTCCACCTTTGCGCAGCCCCCTGGACCTTGAGCGCGTGCTCGAATTTGAATTCGTGCGCGCCACGGAAAATGCCGCTTTACAATCCATTCATTGGTTAGGCCGTGGAGAAAAGGAGCTGGCTGACGCTGCGGCCTGCAGCGCCATTTACGGAGTCTTCGATCTCCTGGACATCCGGGGCGAGGTGATCATCGGCGAAGGCATCAAGGACAATGCTCCCGGCATTTTTGTGGGCGAGCATCTGGGCACCTGGAAGACGGGCAGCCCTCGCTTTGACATCGCGCTGGATCCCATTGATGGCACGACGAACATCGCCAAGGGTACGCCTAACAGCATCTCTGTCATCGCCGCTGCTCAGAAGCCAGACGGCGCACCGAGTTCCATGAAACACATCCCCAGCTTTTACAGCCATAAGCTGGCCTATGGTCCCGCAGTGAAAATGGCCCTTCAGAAAAAAGGGGATCGCTGTTTCCTGGACATGCCGCTAAAAGAAGTCATCGCTTTCGTCGCCGAGGCCCTGGGTAAAAACGCCCGCGATGTGGTCGTCGTCACCATGGACCGTCCGCGCCATGCCGGGATCATTGAGGAAGTGCGCTCCTGTGGTGCCGCGCTACGAATGATCACCGATGGGGACATCACCGCTGCGGTGGCCCCTTCCCTGCCAGAAAGTGGCGTGGATCTTTACGTGGGCATGGGCGGCAGCCCTGAGGCTGTGCTGGCCGCCGCGGCGCTGAAGTGCCTGGGAGGAGACATGGATGTGCGCATGTGGTTCCACAATGAAGAGCACCGAGCCGAAGTGGCGGCAACCACGAGTGAGGCGGAAATGAACCAGGTATTCCGCAGTGATGATCTCATCATGGGGGAAAGCGCCCTGTTTTGTGCCACTGGCATCAGTGACAGCCCGCTGCTTCCAGGCGTGAAAATCATCGGCCATCGGATCGAAACTCATAGCATCCTGATGCGCTCGCGTAGCGGGACGGTGCGGCACATCCATGCAAGCCATGACCTGAACCGGAAAGTGGTGCCGATCCGAGGATAA
- a CDS encoding enolase C-terminal domain-like protein encodes MPEVELKTLHLTEPFRIAHGSSSTRQVVRVHGNGAIGEAPFVPYYGESPEATVTWLNGTHDQPGTRSGSLALDLWHLDQTRVPMWQSVEKILGPGKPWEQIYACRSLGIPTDLAAFAERVRETARQFRVLKLKLGSGDLDHDTAIVVTARDAAPHATLFADVNGGWSVDQTVQMLGRLSPHGLVLLEQPVHHHLGIEAWVELKAKAPAHSLPLYADESAQNAADVSLLAGLVQGVNVKLLKCGHFGGGIEMIATARQHGLGVILGCMIESSLGTTAAAHLAPWADYVDLDGHLYLADDDYTGITFDGEGRVVMPQGCGIGARPRT; translated from the coding sequence ATGCCTGAAGTCGAGCTCAAGACCCTGCATTTGACCGAGCCATTTCGCATCGCCCACGGTTCCAGCTCCACCCGTCAGGTGGTGCGAGTGCATGGAAATGGCGCGATTGGAGAGGCCCCGTTTGTGCCCTATTATGGTGAAAGCCCAGAGGCGACTGTGACCTGGTTAAACGGCACTCACGACCAGCCTGGAACCCGCTCTGGCAGCCTCGCACTGGATCTCTGGCATCTGGACCAGACCCGCGTACCGATGTGGCAAAGCGTGGAGAAGATCCTCGGCCCAGGCAAACCCTGGGAGCAGATTTATGCCTGTCGTTCACTCGGTATTCCCACGGACCTCGCCGCCTTTGCCGAACGGGTGCGCGAAACGGCCCGGCAGTTTCGCGTGCTGAAGTTGAAGCTCGGCAGCGGAGATCTGGATCACGATACCGCCATCGTTGTCACCGCCCGTGACGCCGCTCCTCACGCCACCCTTTTTGCCGATGTGAACGGCGGCTGGTCCGTGGATCAGACCGTGCAGATGCTGGGTCGCCTGAGCCCTCATGGCCTTGTTCTCCTTGAGCAGCCCGTTCATCATCACCTGGGCATTGAGGCCTGGGTTGAACTGAAAGCGAAAGCGCCCGCACACAGCCTGCCCCTGTATGCCGATGAAAGTGCGCAAAACGCAGCGGACGTATCGCTACTGGCTGGCCTCGTCCAGGGCGTGAATGTGAAGCTGCTGAAGTGCGGCCATTTCGGTGGCGGGATCGAGATGATCGCCACCGCCCGCCAGCACGGACTCGGCGTCATCCTCGGCTGCATGATTGAAAGCAGCCTCGGCACCACCGCCGCCGCGCATCTGGCCCCATGGGCGGATTATGTGGACCTAGATGGCCACCTGTATCTGGCGGATGACGATTATACGGGCATCACCTTTGATGGAGAAGGCCGCGTTGTCATGCCGCAGGGATGTGGTATCGGAGCACGTCCGCGAACGTAA
- the mutL gene encoding DNA mismatch repair endonuclease MutL encodes MSKIRILSDSLASQVAAGEVVERPAAVIRELVENSLDAGAKHVTVEVQRGGTALIRITDDGCGMDREDAMLCMERHATSKIRTKEDLAAIRTFGFRGEALPSIASVSRFRLATRERDALSGTEIEIMGGKLSAVKDHGGNHGTVIEVRSLFFNVPARRKFLRTEATEYSHIEQQFRMHAIANAQTAFTLIRDGAVMFHLPATTDMLERIRGLVGEELVSRLIRVPEVAHLGIDVSGYIGGPGLSRSNRQQQITFLNGRPIESASINYGLKEGFHNALMKGQYPVTFLFLEMEAQAFDINVHPAKKEVRFHDGFAVREAVARAVKHALETGSKLPTGHVPRGPVILPTTTQAELVIPGSPSVSRPFLPERNVEPQKIGPSLSPLPERVEARRLPVPVGERLATESVRADEAPPPMPETVEEPPLKKAMPHFRIIGVLHKLYVLMESTEGLVLMDQHAAHERVNFEKMRKAMEQGGVPSQRLLMPLTLQTSPRDADVLMRNLEALARLGIEAEPFGPNTFKVEALPTFLKTDDPLAWLDQVIEELQSLSSKSSALRLGEDMIATTVCRHSVKANDRLSMPEIQALLEDLFACEMPYCCPHGRPTLIQMSINELERKFGRQAP; translated from the coding sequence ATGTCAAAAATTCGCATTCTTTCCGATTCACTCGCCAGCCAGGTGGCAGCGGGTGAAGTCGTGGAGCGGCCTGCGGCGGTCATCCGTGAGCTGGTTGAAAACAGCCTGGATGCCGGTGCGAAGCACGTCACCGTGGAGGTGCAGCGCGGCGGAACGGCTCTCATCCGCATCACCGATGACGGCTGTGGGATGGATCGTGAAGACGCGATGCTCTGCATGGAGCGCCATGCCACTAGCAAGATCCGGACCAAAGAAGATCTCGCAGCGATAAGAACTTTCGGTTTTCGTGGGGAAGCACTCCCCAGCATCGCCAGCGTCTCCCGCTTCCGCCTGGCCACACGGGAGCGCGATGCCCTCAGCGGCACGGAGATTGAGATCATGGGGGGCAAGCTCAGCGCGGTAAAAGACCATGGAGGTAACCACGGCACCGTCATCGAAGTGCGGTCCCTGTTTTTTAATGTGCCTGCCAGGCGCAAGTTTCTGCGCACGGAGGCCACCGAGTATTCACATATCGAGCAGCAGTTTCGCATGCACGCCATTGCCAATGCGCAGACGGCTTTCACACTCATCCGGGACGGGGCCGTCATGTTTCATCTGCCTGCGACGACAGACATGCTCGAGCGTATCCGCGGCTTGGTGGGGGAGGAACTGGTGTCGCGCCTGATCCGGGTGCCCGAGGTTGCTCATCTGGGCATCGATGTTTCCGGGTATATCGGCGGACCTGGGCTCAGCCGGTCCAACAGGCAGCAGCAGATCACCTTTCTGAATGGTCGCCCCATCGAAAGCGCATCCATCAATTACGGTCTCAAGGAGGGCTTTCACAATGCCCTGATGAAGGGCCAGTATCCGGTCACCTTTCTCTTCCTGGAGATGGAGGCGCAGGCCTTTGACATCAACGTCCATCCTGCAAAAAAAGAGGTGCGTTTTCATGATGGCTTCGCTGTGCGTGAGGCCGTGGCGCGTGCTGTCAAACACGCCCTTGAGACCGGCAGCAAACTGCCCACTGGACACGTGCCGCGCGGCCCTGTGATCCTGCCCACGACGACGCAAGCAGAATTGGTTATACCCGGATCCCCGTCCGTGAGCCGACCATTCCTGCCGGAGCGGAATGTGGAGCCGCAAAAAATCGGCCCCTCCCTTTCGCCACTGCCTGAAAGAGTGGAGGCTCGACGGCTGCCTGTGCCAGTGGGTGAGCGCCTAGCAACAGAATCTGTGAGAGCTGATGAGGCCCCGCCGCCGATGCCGGAGACAGTGGAAGAGCCACCTTTGAAAAAAGCCATGCCGCATTTTCGCATCATCGGTGTGCTGCATAAACTCTATGTACTGATGGAAAGCACCGAGGGCCTAGTACTGATGGATCAGCATGCGGCGCATGAGCGGGTGAACTTTGAAAAAATGCGCAAAGCCATGGAGCAGGGTGGTGTGCCCTCCCAGCGGCTGCTGATGCCGCTGACACTACAGACCAGCCCCCGCGATGCGGATGTGCTGATGCGCAATCTCGAAGCCCTGGCCCGGCTGGGCATTGAGGCTGAACCCTTCGGTCCAAACACCTTCAAGGTTGAAGCACTGCCCACCTTCTTAAAGACGGATGATCCTTTAGCCTGGCTTGATCAGGTTATCGAAGAACTCCAAAGCCTGAGCTCCAAAAGCTCCGCCCTGCGTCTTGGAGAGGACATGATTGCAACAACGGTCTGCCGCCATTCAGTGAAGGCAAACGACCGTCTTTCCATGCCAGAAATCCAGGCCCTATTAGAGGACCTCTTCGCCTGTGAAATGCCTTACTGCTGCCCGCATGGCCGACCGACCCTGATCCAGATGTCCATCAATGAGCTGGAGCGCAAGTTCGGCCGGCAGGCACCGTGA
- a CDS encoding class I SAM-dependent rRNA methyltransferase — protein sequence MPRPYPSRYPSNAPKPPPPGSENWVRPWAQMKYYSYHPAIFPNMVGAISSDAAAGDLVNVYDKEGHPFGAGLLNPKARVPLRVIHHGITPFGEADLDARLIQAVRLRKETLKLDAHTDAYRVIHSDADGISGLIVDRYDDTLSILVTTLGVWRRIRRWLPLLHKELGTVHHVIQTDPDISLIESMRISDVPEVDDPAPPVVRIRENGVRYLVNFEDGHKTGFFCDQRDNRLKFGQMARGRVLDLCSYTGGFALAAKIIGKCDDVTGVDLDEKAIAQAKLNANLNQTKLNWTQGDAFGWSRQMIKNGELWDTVVLDPPKLIHHRDTQEEGIFKYRDLNSLAIQLVKRGGLFVSCSCSGLLSTEEFEELVIGVAHRYGRKLQILDRTGPGMDHPVMSNCPESRYLKVIWAIVV from the coding sequence ATGCCCCGTCCCTACCCTTCCCGTTACCCTTCCAATGCCCCGAAGCCGCCACCGCCTGGCAGTGAGAACTGGGTGCGTCCGTGGGCGCAGATGAAGTACTATTCATATCATCCTGCCATCTTCCCAAACATGGTCGGGGCGATCTCCAGCGATGCAGCTGCGGGTGATCTGGTGAATGTCTATGACAAGGAAGGCCATCCCTTTGGCGCCGGGCTTCTGAATCCCAAAGCCCGCGTGCCGCTGCGCGTCATCCACCATGGCATCACACCCTTTGGCGAGGCTGATCTGGATGCACGTCTGATCCAGGCGGTGCGGCTGCGCAAGGAAACACTGAAGCTGGATGCGCATACGGATGCCTACCGGGTGATCCATTCCGATGCAGACGGCATCAGCGGACTCATCGTGGACCGCTACGATGACACGCTTTCCATCCTCGTCACCACGCTGGGCGTTTGGCGCCGCATTCGCCGCTGGCTTCCCTTGTTGCACAAAGAGTTAGGCACAGTCCACCACGTCATCCAGACGGATCCGGACATTTCCCTAATCGAGAGCATGCGCATCAGCGACGTGCCTGAGGTGGACGATCCTGCACCGCCAGTGGTGCGCATCCGCGAGAATGGCGTGCGCTATCTGGTCAACTTTGAAGACGGGCACAAGACCGGTTTCTTCTGTGACCAGCGCGACAACCGGCTGAAATTTGGACAGATGGCCCGTGGCCGCGTGCTGGACCTGTGCAGCTATACCGGCGGCTTTGCCCTGGCGGCGAAGATCATCGGCAAATGCGATGATGTGACCGGTGTGGACCTGGATGAAAAAGCCATCGCGCAGGCGAAGCTGAATGCGAACCTGAACCAGACCAAGCTGAACTGGACCCAGGGCGATGCCTTTGGCTGGTCACGCCAGATGATCAAAAACGGCGAGCTGTGGGATACGGTGGTCCTGGATCCGCCGAAACTGATTCATCACCGCGATACACAAGAAGAAGGCATTTTCAAATATCGCGATCTCAACAGCCTGGCCATCCAGCTTGTGAAACGCGGCGGCCTCTTTGTGAGCTGCTCCTGCTCGGGCCTGCTCAGCACAGAGGAGTTCGAGGAGCTGGTCATCGGTGTGGCCCATCGTTATGGCCGCAAGCTGCAGATCCTGGACCGCACCGGCCCTGGCATGGACCACCCGGTGATGTCGAACTGCCCAGAAAGCCGCTATCTGAAGGTCATCTGGGCGATCGTGGTGTGA
- a CDS encoding HesB/IscA family protein, whose protein sequence is MIQLTPSAITELSQMLEAQQALAGSGLRIGVEKGGCAGLQYAMRIAQPDPTDHLFSDGGVTLIVDSESLSFLDGSTIDYIDALNDSGFRVINPNATRSCGCGTSFEPKI, encoded by the coding sequence ATGATCCAGCTTACTCCGAGTGCCATTACGGAACTCTCTCAAATGCTTGAAGCCCAGCAAGCGCTCGCCGGCAGCGGCTTGCGCATCGGCGTAGAAAAAGGCGGCTGCGCTGGCTTGCAATATGCCATGCGCATTGCTCAACCTGACCCGACTGACCACCTTTTTAGTGACGGCGGTGTCACCCTCATTGTGGACAGCGAAAGCCTGTCTTTTCTCGATGGAAGCACAATTGATTATATTGATGCTTTGAATGATTCAGGATTCCGTGTTATTAACCCAAATGCCACCCGCAGTTGTGGCTGTGGAACGTCTTTTGAACCAAAGATTTAA